One Plasmodium vinckei vinckei genome assembly, chromosome: PVVCY_09 genomic region harbors:
- a CDS encoding kinesin-like protein, putative, which translates to MNENIKVFLRIKPNIENFSKLKDDDCAIYKVKNNQLLLFENKKSYNDINEIITKTFNFNHVFDVHNNQNDIFQLIGKNLINNFINGYNSSILAYGNTNSGKTYTLYGDRTDLDNADDNGLIYYSLNYFFQLQNINKNIEISISVVEIYLEKTRDLGKLFQLSQSPTTTDETISYYSKFHDNNIREDKKGNTYVENITLLPVKNIEDVKNIINLCFKYRKTYATKKNLVSSREREFFSQINFIDLAGSEKFNDIKMVNKKELININNTLSVLNRVIISLSTKNKIAKNINRTKSNDKFKSEVENSYNVHIPYRDSKLTRLLKNSLNGNSFMHILICLNLNCHKIEDFINSLIFSKRCKMIKQKITKNKISSNSQNSDNNKSISSEEDYESFDSSFESLQFLKKNNNNDDRTNEIITNPNNYIYHFKKKNIKFKIINHTSDIMINKLMELFTNIIRHKYNNLIKKKNDIINNLIKVVKAEENNKEQLKINHNYLLNLLKKKKTKLNKNTQYLNDLLYANQKESNTQNVPTIAQNNDNQNLKDLEKQNTIPLTLNNSNPASSIPYQSVQNYSSYVKIEENHFLPISKSLSIKGTDGIIQYANAATSPIHTSTTIATSPVHTTTATSPVHTTTATSPIHTSTTIATSPSPTTSYLYENMNQKKKQIELVYTDISKILQMETNKLNDKINTILKLNYLNVILFKNIQVLANILKNVYNNKYSLILKNGKKSLNITNYDYEKLKQTYDEIIIGVQLSNHIQDENSSLKNLNQNIVSIYQQINEKYNQNLISKEI; encoded by the exons atgatatttttcaattaatTGGAAAAAATCTCATAAACAACTTTATAa atggATATAATAGCTCAATATTAGCATATGGAAATACAAATAGTGGCAAGACCTATACATTATATGGAGATAGAACCGATTTAGATAATGCAGACGATAATGGATTAATTTACTACTCtttaaactatttttttcaattacaaaacataaataag AATATCGAAATTTCTATATCCGTTGTAGAAATTTATCTGGAAAAAACAAGAGATCTCG GAAAACTTTTTCAACTATCTCAATCACCAACAACTACCGACGAAACAATTAGTTACTATTCAAAGTTTCATGACAATAATATTAGAGAAGacaaaaaaggaaat ACCTACGTAGAAAACATTACACTCCTCCCagtgaaaaatattgaagac gttaaaaatattatcaacttatgttttaaatatagaaaaacatatgcaacaaaaaaaaatttggtCTCCTCTAG GGAAAGAGAATTTTTCTCTCAGATTAATTTCATTGATTTAGCTGGCTCCGAAAAATTTAACGATATAAA AATGGTCAACAAAAAGGAACTCATCAACATTAACAACACATTGTCTGTCTTAAATAGAGTTATTATATCACTAAGtaccaaaaataaaatagccaaaaatataaatagaaCAAAGtcaaatgataaatttaaaagcGAGGTCGAAAATTCCTATAATGTCCATATCCCATATAGAGACTCCAAATTGACAAGGCTTTTAAAA AATAGCCTTAATGGAAATTCATTCATGCACATTTTAATTTGCTTAAATCTCAATTGCCATAAAATAGAAGACTTTATAAATAgcttaatattttcaaagaGGTGTAAAATGatcaaacaaaaaataacaaaaaacaaaataagtAGCAATTCACAAAATTCAGATAACAATAAAAGTATTTCCTCTGAAGAAGATTATGAAAGTTTTGATTCAAGTTTTGAGAGtctacaatttttaaaaaaaaacaataataatgatgatagGACCAATGAAATTATTACTAAtccaaataattatatttatcattttaaaaaaaaaaatataaaattcaaaataataaaccaTACTAGCGatattatgataaataaaCTTATGGAATTATTTACAAACATAATTagacataaatataataacttaattaaaaaaaaaaatgatataattaataatttaatcaAAGTTGTTAAGgcagaagaaaataataaagaacaattaaaaattaatcataattatttactaaatcttttaaaaaaaaaaaaaacaaaattaaataaaaatacacaatATTTAAACGATCTCCTATACGCTAATCAAAAAGAATCAAACACTCAAAACGTTCCTACTATAGctcaaaataatgataatcaAAATCTAAAAGACCtggaaaaacaaaatactATTCCCCTTACTCTAAATAACTCTAATCCTGCTTCATCTATCCCTTATCAAAGTGTACAAAATTATTCCTCTTATGTTAAAATTGAGGAAAACCACTTTTTGCCAATTTCAAAAAGTTTATCAATAAAAGGAACCGATGGAATTATACAATACGCCAACGCAGCAACATCACCAATACACACTAGTACTACCATTGCCACCTCACCAGTACATACAACCACTGCCACCTCACCAGTACATACAACCACTGCCACCTCACCAATACACACTAGTACTACCATTGCCACTTCCCCCTCACCAACCACATCGTACTTATATGAAAACATGAatcaaaagaaaaaacaaatagaaCTAGTTTACACAGATATTagtaaaatattacaaatgGAAACCAACAAATTAAacgataaaattaatactattttaaaattaaattatttaaatgtaatattatttaaaaatattcaagTTTTagcaaatattttaaaaaatgtatacaataataaatatagtttAATACTAAAAAATGGGAAAAAAAGTCtaaatattacaaattatgattatgaaaaattaaaacaaacaTATGATGAAATTATTATAGGTGTGCAGCTAAGTAATCATATCCAAGATGAAAATtcttctttaaaaaatcttAATCAAAATATTGTTTCGATATATcaacaaataaatgaaaaatataatcaaaACCTTATCTCAAAGGAAATCtga